A single genomic interval of Hevea brasiliensis isolate MT/VB/25A 57/8 chromosome 4, ASM3005281v1, whole genome shotgun sequence harbors:
- the LOC110657370 gene encoding uncharacterized protein LOC110657370 isoform X2, with translation MSSNTHNSHKDAAQEEEEEEEEEEEDEHFYESLDRIASSSCSCSVSNSDSDPDRNPTHSNSSSNSPGNIVDHPFPLPKFPLGVSKYDVWISEPASVSERRQRLLHQMGLSSDLSLSRAKPEGDFNFNRSVSSDHLSREGAGPSTSGGIVRSKSDGAGSRTDRNGGDDKCNVDFNSYSSSSLLSVYSPRILSHDLMNVNNCNSNCEKNNDNNNVVVFGSKKPTNVFSSKATALSPNRPPAGKYGRKMDAYRSDSTNSNGNLNGSCSNTSLGELVEELDRNGVGGIDTAAATQVCTIKNLDNGKEFVVNEIREDGTWNKLKEVGTGRQLTMEEFEICVGHSPIVQELMRRQNVEDATRENLDSNTNGGVGVGVSKLKKKGSWLRGIRSVTSSVKGNKERRSSDERDTGSDKGGRRSSSATDDSQDVSFQGPEKVRVRQYGKSFKELSSLYKSQEIQAHNGSIWSIKFSLDGRHLASAGEDRVIHVWRVIQGERKGELLNDKPEDGNFNFLLTANLSPEPSLLSPTADGHHEKRRRGRTSISRKSLSLDRIVEPETVFALTDKPICSFQGHLDDVLDLSWSNSQHLLSSSMDKTVRLWHLSSKTCLKIFSHSDYVTCIQFNPVDDRYFISGSLDARVRIWSIPDHQVVDWNDLHEMVTAACYTPDGQGALVGSYKGSCRLYSTSENKLQMKCQINLQNKKKKAHLKKITGFQFGWGSSSKVLITSADSRIRVIDGVDLVHKFKGFRNTNSQISASLTANGKHVVSASEDSYVYVWKHESDSRPCGSKGATVTHSYEHFHCQDVSVAIPWPGVDDSWGLQDVYSGEQIGLENHLDEVSVANHPPTPVEEISGNEASQSLCGCTNSPLNGIICSATNGYFFDRISATWPEEKLRLAARNWSPCNGVDFLNGMNQNMSAYGMVIVTAGLRGEIRTYQNFGLPVRI, from the exons ATGAGCAGCAACACCCACAACTCCCATAAGGACGCAgcccaagaagaagaagaagaagaagaagaagaagaagaagacgagCATTTCTACGAGTCCCTTGATCGCATTGCTTCTTCGTCTTGTTCCTGCTCCGTTTCCAACTCCGACTCCGATCCCGACCGCAACCCGACCCACTCCAATTCCAGTTCCAACTCCCCCGGTAATATTGTTGACCACCCATTTCCGCTTCCTAAATTCCCCTTGGGTGTATCCAAGTACGATGTTTGGATCTCTGAGCCCGCTTCGGTGTCGGAGCGTCGCCAACGCTTGCTCCATCAGATGGGCCTTAGCTCCGACCTTTCTCTGTCCCGGGCCAAACCCGAGGGAGATTTCAACTTTAACCGCTCCGTCTCATCGGATCACTTGAGTCGGGAAGGAGCCGGTCCCAGTACTTCTGGAGGCATCGTCCGGTCGAAATCAGACGGTGCCGGTTCGAGAACGGATCGGAACGGTGGTGATGACAAGTGTAATGTTGATTTTAATTcgtattcttcttcttctcttttatcCGTTTATTCTCCTCGGATTCTTTCACATGATTTAATGAATGTAAATAACTGTAACTCCAATTGTGAAAAAAACAACGACAACAATAATGTTGTTGTTTTTGGTAGCAAAAAACCCACCAACGTTTTTTCTTCCAAGGCTACTGCTCTTTCCCCTAATAGGCCGCCTGCTGGTAAATATGGTAGGAAAATGGATGCCTATCGATCTGATTCCACGAATTCAAATGGTAATTTGAATGGAAGTTGCTCAAACACCAGTTTGGGAGAGCTTGTGGAGGAATTGGATCGTAATGGGGTTGGTGGCATTGATACTGCAGCAGCAACCCAAGTGTGTACCATTAAGAATCTGGATAATGGGAAAGAGTTTGTGGTTAATGAGATAAGGGAAGATGGGACGTGGAACAAGTTGAAAGAAGTGGGGACTGGGAGGCAGTTGACGATGGAAGAGTTTGAAATCTGTGTGGGGCATTCACCAATCGTGCAAGAATTGATGAGGAGGCAAAATGTCGAAGATGCTACCAGAGAAAATCTCGATTCCAACACCAATGGAGGTGTTGGAGTCGGTGTTTCAAAGTTGAAAAAGAAGGGTAGTTGGCTTAGGGGCATCAGGAGTGTGACAAGTAGTGTAAAGGGGAATAAAGAGAGAAGAAGTAGTGATGAGAGGGATACTGGGTCTGACAAGGGAGGAAGGAGGTCAAGTTCTGCAACAGATGACAGCCAGGACGTGTCATTTCAAGGGCCTGAGAAAGTGAGGGTAAGGCAATATGGGAAGTCGTTCAAAGAATTGAGTTCACTTTACAAGAGTCAGGAGATACAGGCACATAATGGATCTATATGGAGTATTAAGTTTAGTTTAGATGGTAGGCATCTAGCAAGTGCTGGTGAGGATCGTGTGATTCACGTTTGGCGAGTTATCCAGGGGGAGAGAAAAGGGGAGCTGTTGAATGATAAACCAGAGGATGGGAATTTTAACTTTTTGTTGACAGCAAATTTGTCACCTGAACCTTCTTTGTTGTCACCAACAGCAGATGGTCATCACGAGAAGAGGAGGAGAGGGAGGACATCTATAAGTAGAAAATCTTTGAGCTTGGACCGCATTGTTGAGCCAGAGACTGTGTTTGCACTTACAGATAAACCCATTTGTTCATTCCAAGGACATCTAGATGATGTGCTTGACCTTTCATGGTCCAATTCTCAG CACCTCCTTTCTTCTTCAATGGACAAAACAGTGCGTCTCTGGCACTTGTCTAGCAAGACTTGTTTGAAAATATTCTCTCACAGTGATTACG TAACTTGCATCCAGTTTAATCCTGTTGATGATAGATACTTCATTAGTGGGTCCCTAGATGCAAGGGTTCGCATATGGAGCATTCCTGATCATCAAGTTGTCGATTGGAATGATCTGCATGAGATGGTCACTGCTGCTTGCTATACTCCAGATGGCCAG GGTGCACTTGTTGGCTCATACAAGGGAAGCTGCCGTTTATACAGTACATCTG agaATAAGTTGCAAATGAAATGTCAAATTAATCTGCAGAATAAGAAGAAAAAAGCTCATCTCAAAAAAATCACTGGATTCCAG TTTGGGTGGGGAAGTTCATCAAAGGTGCTCATCACATCAGCAGATTCTCGAATCCGAGTTATTGATGGTGTTGATTTGGTTCACAAGTTCAAAG GGTTTCGTAACACAAACAGCCAAATCTCAGCCTCCCTCACGGCAAATGGGAAACATGTAGTCTCTGCTAGTGAGGATTCGTATGTGTATGTGTGGAAGCATGAGTCTGATTCTCGACCTTGCGGAAGCAAAGGGGCTACAGTCACGCATTCGTACGAGCATTTCCACTGTCAAGACGTGTCTGTGGCCATCCCATGGCCTGGTGTGGATGACTCATGGGGACTACAAGATGTGTATTCTGGGGAGCAGATTGGACTTGAAAACCATCTCGATGAGGTGTCTGTTGCCAATCACCCTCCTACACCTGTTGAGGAAATAAGTGGTAACGAGGCTTCACAATCATTATGTGGGTGCACAAATAGTCCTCTGAATGGGATTATTTGTAGTGCAACCAATGGTTACTTCTTTGATAGAATTTCAGCAACATGGCCAGAGGAAAAACTTCGTTTAGCCGCCAGAAACTGGAGCCCCTGCAATGGTGTGGATTTTTTAAATGGGATGAACCAAAATATGTCAGCCTATGGTATGGTGATCGTAACTGCTGGCCTTCGAGGAGAAATTAGAACTTACCAAAATTTTGGATTGCCAGTTCGAATTTAA
- the LOC110656957 gene encoding protochlorophyllide reductase, chloroplastic, with product MISLSNTLFFTSDTTYQKESHTHAPIQSSLPVIMALQAASLVSSGFVVPKEAKSNASFKDSSLFGVSLSDHLKADFSSSAPRSKRESNQRVGAVRAQTMATASPAVNRAVPEGKKTLRKGSVVITGASSGLGLATAKALAETGKWHVIMACRDFLKAERAAKSAGIAKENYTIMHLDLASLDSVRQFVDNFRRSGRPLDVLVCNAAVYLPTAKDPTFTAEGFELSVGTNHLGHFLLSRLLLDDLNKSDYPSKRLIIVGSITGNTNTLAGNVPPKANLGDLRGLAGGLNGLNSSSMIDGGEFDGAKAYKDSKVCNMLTMQEFHRRFHEETGIAFASLYPGCIATTGLFREHIPLFRLLFPPFQKYITKGFVSEDEAGKRLAQVVSDPSLAKSGVYWSWNKASASFENQLSQEASDADKARKVWEISEKLVGLA from the exons ATGATATCTCTTTCAAACACTCTCTTCTTCACTTCAGACACCACTTACCAGAAAGAATCTCACACTCACGCCCCAATTCAGAGTTCTTTGCCAGTTATAATGGCTCTTCAGGCTGCTTCTTTGGTTTCCTCTGGTTTTGTTGTCCCCAAAGAG GCTAAATCTAATGCTTCTTTCAAGGACTCAAGTTTATTTGGAGTTTCACTCTCAGACCATCTCAAAGCTGACTTCAGCTCTTCTGCACCGAGGTCCAAG AGGGAGTCAAACCAAAGAGTTGGGGCTGTAAGAGCCCAGACAATGGCTACAGCAAGTCCAGCAGTCAACAGGGCTGTCCCGGAGGGCAAGAAAACCCTAAGGAAGGGCAGTGTTGTGATAACTGGTGCCTCTTCTGGATTGGGTCTAGCCACAGCTAAGGCCTTAGCTGAAACTGGAAAATGGCACGTAATTATGGCCTGCAGGGACTTCCTCAAGGCAGAAAGAGCTGCCAAATCTGCTGGAATTGCCAAGGAAAACTACACCATTATGCACTTGGACCTTGCTTCCCTTGACAGTGTCCGCCAATTTGTTGATAACTTCAGGCGATCAGGAAGGCCACTTGATGTTCTGGTTTGCAATGCTGCTGTTTACCTGCCAACAGCCAAGGATCCTACTTTCACTGCTGAAGGATTCGAACTTAGTGTCGGAACTAACCATCTTGGTCACTTCCTTCTTTCTCGTTTGCTGCTTGATGATCTCAATAAATCTGATTACCCATCAAAGAGACTCATAATTGTTGGCTCAATTACTG GGAACACAAATACCTTGGCTGGGAATGTACCTCCAAAGGCCAATCTTGGAGACTTGAGGGGGCTTGCAGGAggcttgaatgggctaaacagtTCTTCCATGATCGATGGTGGGGAATTCGATGGAGCCAAAGCCTACAAGGACAGTAAAGTCTGCAATATGCTCACTATGCAAGAGTTCCACAGGCGTTTCCATGAAGAAACAGGCATCGCATTTGCTTCCCTTTATCCCGGTTGCATTGCCACAACAGGCTTGTTCAGGGAACACATTCCTTTGTTCAGGCTTCTATTCCCTCCGTTCCAGAAGTATATCACCAAGGGTTTTGTCTCCGAAGATGAAGCCGGAAAAAGGCTTGCTCAG GTCGTGAGCGATCCAAGCTTGGCAAAATCAGGTGTATACTGGAGCTGGAACAAGGCCTCTGCTTCATTTGAGAACCAGTTATCCCAAGAAGCTAGTGATGCAGACAAGGCTCGTAAAGTATGGGAGATTAGCGAGAAACTCGTTGGTTTGGCTTAA
- the LOC110656950 gene encoding CBS domain-containing protein CBSX5, whose protein sequence is MAESLLTQEISDLCLGKPALRSLPLTATVAEALSALKNFDDNFLSVWSCDHARKTITGFEADADENECKCVGKVSMVDVICYLCKDENLMCPSTALKAPLSVLLPKIPGLVTHAEPSASLLGAIDLILQGAQNLVVPINARLNSSSSRRKQQQKLLVTTNTPTTTHGGREFCWLTQEDIIRFLLSSIGLFSPLPALSINTLGIISTDIFTIDYHSPASSALGAISRCLTDHTSVAVVDGEEGILIGELSPFTLACCDETVAAAITTLSCGDLMAYIDCGGPPEDLVRIVMARLKQRGLEAMLKQFTNSTTSLVSLSSSSSSDEESGTPLNWSGKYSRSMSYSARLLRRAEAIVCYPKSSLVAVMIQAIAHRVNYAWVIEEDCSLIGIVTFCNMLKVFREHLEAMA, encoded by the exons ATGGCAGAGAGCCTACTTACACAAGAGATATCCGATCTGTGTCTAGGCAAGCCTGCACTGAGGTCTCTCCCGCTCACCGCTACGGTGGCTGAAGCTCTCTCCGCTCTTAAGAACTTCGATGATAACTTCTTAAGCGTCTGGAGTTGTGACCACGCGCGTAAAACAATTACTGGGTTTGAAGCTGATGCTGATGAAAATGAGTGTAAATGTGTTGGGAAGGTGAGCATGGTGGATGTCATATGCTATCTTTGCAAGGATGAGAACTTGATGTGCCCTTCCACTGCCTTGAAAGCTCCTCTCTCTGTTCTTTTGCCTAAGATTCCTGGCCTTGTCACGCATGCAGAACCATCTGCGAG CTTATTAGGAGCAATTGATCTGATCCTACAAGGAGCTCAAAATCTGGTAGTACCAATAAATGCTAGACTCAATTCCTCCAGTTCAAGAAGAAAACAGCAGCAGAAACTCTTGGTAACAACTAACACCCCCACAACCACCCACGGCGGCCGCGAATTCTGCTGGCTAACTCAAGAAGATATAATCAGATTCCTTCTGAGCTCCATCGGCCTTTTCTCTCCCCTACCGGCTCTCTCCATCAACACCCTTGGCATCATCAGCACTGACATCTTTACCATAGATTACCATTCCCCTGCTTCCTCTGCACTTGGAGCCATTTCTCGCTGTCTCACAGATCACACTTCGGTCGCAGTTGTTGATGGCGAAGAGGGCATCTTGATCGGGGAGTTGTCACCATTCACACTAGCTTGCTGCGATGAGACCGTCGCAGCAGCCATCACTACCCTGTCCTGTGGGGATTTAATGGCCTACATTGACTGTGGAGGCCCCCCAGAGGACCTTGTCAGGATAGTGATGGCAAGACTGAAGCAGAGAGGCCTAGAAGCTATGCTAAAACAATTCACAAACTCTACAACATCACTGGTCTCACtttcatcttcatcatcatcagatGAGGAGTCAGGAACACCATTAAATTGGTCAGGGAAGTACAGTAGGTCAATGAGTTATTCTGCAAGGTTGTTGAGAAGAGCAGAGGCAATAGTTTGCTATCCCAAGAGCTCCCTGGTGGCAGTGATGATTCAGGCAATTGCACACAGAGTGAATTATGCGTGGGTTATAGAGGAGGATTGTAGCTTGATTGGCATTGTCACATTTTGTAATATGCTGAAGGTTTTCAGGGAACATTTAGAGGCTATGGCCTAA
- the LOC110656966 gene encoding lanC-like protein GCR2 isoform X2 — protein MADRYFPNEMPPYLPETTTAASDEAVTETSKDFLAKLLSLPYYTLSERLKTSALELKRMVVMETWGLSGKRVHDYTIYTGALGTAYLLFKAYQATNNENDLKLCSEIVKACDSASRDSGRVTFICGHAGVCALGAVVAKHAGDERLLDRYLTQFKEKIKLPSDLPYELLYGRAGFLWACSFLNKHIGKETISTARRRAVVEEIIKAGKRLAHRDKCPLMYEWHGKKYWGAAHGLAGIMHVLMDMELKPNEIEDVKGTLRYMIKNRFPSGNYPSSEGSESDRLVHWCHGAPGVALTLVKAAEVFGDHEFLQAALDAGEVVWNRGLLKRVGMCHGISGNTYVFLSLYRLTGNVEYLYRARAFACFLHDRARKLISEGKMHGGDRPYSLFEGVGGMAYLFFDMIEPSEARFPAYEL, from the exons ATGGCTGATCGTTACTTCCCTAACGAAATGCCACCCTATCTACCAGAAACTACAACAGCAGCTTCGGACGAAGCTGTAACCGAAACAAGCAAAGACTTCCTCGCGAAACTCCTTTCTCTTCCCTACTATACGCTTTCTGAGAGACTCAAAACATCAGCCTTGGAGCTCAAACGCATG GTGGTGATGGAGACATGGGGATTGAGTGGCAAGCGCGTGCATGACTATACTATTTACACGGGAGCACTAGGGACTGCTTACTTGCTCTTTAAAGCTTACCAGGCTACCAACAATGAAAATGATCTTAAATTGTGCTCTGAAATTGTCAAGGCTTGTGATTCTGCTTCTAGAGATTCTGG GCGTGTGACATTTATATGCGGGCATGCTGGTGTTTGTGCTCTTGGTGCTGTTGTTGCAAAGCATGCTGGTGATGAAAGGCTACTAGATCGCTACTTAACACAGTTTAAAGAG AAGATCAAACTTCCTAGTGATTTGCCATATGAGTTGTTGTACGGGAGAGCAGGGTTCTTGTGGGCCTGTTCATTTCTCAACAAGCATATTGGTAAAGAAACCATATCTACTGCCCGCAGA AGAGCAGTTGTGGAGGAAATAATTAAGGCTGGGAAAAGATTGGCACACAGAGACAAATGCCCATTGATGTATGAATGGCATGGAAAAAAGTACTGGGGTGCTGCCCATGGATTGGCTGGGATCATGCATGTTTTGATGGACATGGAACTGAAACCGAATGAAATAGAGGATGTCAAGGGTACACTACGCTACATGATTAAAAACCGTTTTCCCAGTGGTAATTATCCTTCAAGTGAAGGAAGTGAATCCGATCGTCTCGTGCATTGGTGTCATGGTGCTCCTGGGGTTGCTCTTACCCTTGTGAAAGCGGCTGAG GTTTTTGGAGACCATGAGTTTTTGCAAGCTGCTCTCGATGCAGGGGAGGTGGTTTGGAACCGGGGTCTCCTCAAGCGAGTTGGCATGTGTCATGGCATCAGTGGAAATACCTACGTTTTTCTGTCACTATACCGATTAACTGGTAATGTGGAGTATTTATACAGAGCTAGAGCATTTGCATGCTTTCTACATGATAGAGCACGAAAACTTATATCAGAGGGGAAGATGCATGGAGGTGATCGACCCTATTCCCTATTTGAGGGTGTTGGAGGAATGGCTTATCTCTTTTTTGACATGATTGAACCATCTGAAGCCAGGTTTCCTGCTTATGAACTTTAA
- the LOC110657370 gene encoding uncharacterized protein LOC110657370 isoform X1 — translation MSSNTHNSHKDAAQEEEEEEEEEEEDEHFYESLDRIASSSCSCSVSNSDSDPDRNPTHSNSSSNSPGNIVDHPFPLPKFPLGVSKYDVWISEPASVSERRQRLLHQMGLSSDLSLSRAKPEGDFNFNRSVSSDHLSREGAGPSTSGGIVRSKSDGAGSRTDRNGGDDKCNVDFNSYSSSSLLSVYSPRILSHDLMNVNNCNSNCEKNNDNNNVVVFGSKKPTNVFSSKATALSPNRPPAGKYGRKMDAYRSDSTNSNGNLNGSCSNTSLGELVEELDRNGVGGIDTAAATQVCTIKNLDNGKEFVVNEIREDGTWNKLKEVGTGRQLTMEEFEICVGHSPIVQELMRRQNVEDATRENLDSNTNGGVGVGVSKLKKKGSWLRGIRSVTSSVKGNKERRSSDERDTGSDKGGRRSSSATDDSQDVSFQGPEKVRVRQYGKSFKELSSLYKSQEIQAHNGSIWSIKFSLDGRHLASAGEDRVIHVWRVIQGERKGELLNDKPEDGNFNFLLTANLSPEPSLLSPTADGHHEKRRRGRTSISRKSLSLDRIVEPETVFALTDKPICSFQGHLDDVLDLSWSNSQHLLSSSMDKTVRLWHLSSKTCLKIFSHSDYVTCIQFNPVDDRYFISGSLDARVRIWSIPDHQVVDWNDLHEMVTAACYTPDGQGALVGSYKGSCRLYSTSENKLQMKCQINLQNKKKKAHLKKITGFQFYKQFGWGSSSKVLITSADSRIRVIDGVDLVHKFKGFRNTNSQISASLTANGKHVVSASEDSYVYVWKHESDSRPCGSKGATVTHSYEHFHCQDVSVAIPWPGVDDSWGLQDVYSGEQIGLENHLDEVSVANHPPTPVEEISGNEASQSLCGCTNSPLNGIICSATNGYFFDRISATWPEEKLRLAARNWSPCNGVDFLNGMNQNMSAYGMVIVTAGLRGEIRTYQNFGLPVRI, via the exons ATGAGCAGCAACACCCACAACTCCCATAAGGACGCAgcccaagaagaagaagaagaagaagaagaagaagaagaagacgagCATTTCTACGAGTCCCTTGATCGCATTGCTTCTTCGTCTTGTTCCTGCTCCGTTTCCAACTCCGACTCCGATCCCGACCGCAACCCGACCCACTCCAATTCCAGTTCCAACTCCCCCGGTAATATTGTTGACCACCCATTTCCGCTTCCTAAATTCCCCTTGGGTGTATCCAAGTACGATGTTTGGATCTCTGAGCCCGCTTCGGTGTCGGAGCGTCGCCAACGCTTGCTCCATCAGATGGGCCTTAGCTCCGACCTTTCTCTGTCCCGGGCCAAACCCGAGGGAGATTTCAACTTTAACCGCTCCGTCTCATCGGATCACTTGAGTCGGGAAGGAGCCGGTCCCAGTACTTCTGGAGGCATCGTCCGGTCGAAATCAGACGGTGCCGGTTCGAGAACGGATCGGAACGGTGGTGATGACAAGTGTAATGTTGATTTTAATTcgtattcttcttcttctcttttatcCGTTTATTCTCCTCGGATTCTTTCACATGATTTAATGAATGTAAATAACTGTAACTCCAATTGTGAAAAAAACAACGACAACAATAATGTTGTTGTTTTTGGTAGCAAAAAACCCACCAACGTTTTTTCTTCCAAGGCTACTGCTCTTTCCCCTAATAGGCCGCCTGCTGGTAAATATGGTAGGAAAATGGATGCCTATCGATCTGATTCCACGAATTCAAATGGTAATTTGAATGGAAGTTGCTCAAACACCAGTTTGGGAGAGCTTGTGGAGGAATTGGATCGTAATGGGGTTGGTGGCATTGATACTGCAGCAGCAACCCAAGTGTGTACCATTAAGAATCTGGATAATGGGAAAGAGTTTGTGGTTAATGAGATAAGGGAAGATGGGACGTGGAACAAGTTGAAAGAAGTGGGGACTGGGAGGCAGTTGACGATGGAAGAGTTTGAAATCTGTGTGGGGCATTCACCAATCGTGCAAGAATTGATGAGGAGGCAAAATGTCGAAGATGCTACCAGAGAAAATCTCGATTCCAACACCAATGGAGGTGTTGGAGTCGGTGTTTCAAAGTTGAAAAAGAAGGGTAGTTGGCTTAGGGGCATCAGGAGTGTGACAAGTAGTGTAAAGGGGAATAAAGAGAGAAGAAGTAGTGATGAGAGGGATACTGGGTCTGACAAGGGAGGAAGGAGGTCAAGTTCTGCAACAGATGACAGCCAGGACGTGTCATTTCAAGGGCCTGAGAAAGTGAGGGTAAGGCAATATGGGAAGTCGTTCAAAGAATTGAGTTCACTTTACAAGAGTCAGGAGATACAGGCACATAATGGATCTATATGGAGTATTAAGTTTAGTTTAGATGGTAGGCATCTAGCAAGTGCTGGTGAGGATCGTGTGATTCACGTTTGGCGAGTTATCCAGGGGGAGAGAAAAGGGGAGCTGTTGAATGATAAACCAGAGGATGGGAATTTTAACTTTTTGTTGACAGCAAATTTGTCACCTGAACCTTCTTTGTTGTCACCAACAGCAGATGGTCATCACGAGAAGAGGAGGAGAGGGAGGACATCTATAAGTAGAAAATCTTTGAGCTTGGACCGCATTGTTGAGCCAGAGACTGTGTTTGCACTTACAGATAAACCCATTTGTTCATTCCAAGGACATCTAGATGATGTGCTTGACCTTTCATGGTCCAATTCTCAG CACCTCCTTTCTTCTTCAATGGACAAAACAGTGCGTCTCTGGCACTTGTCTAGCAAGACTTGTTTGAAAATATTCTCTCACAGTGATTACG TAACTTGCATCCAGTTTAATCCTGTTGATGATAGATACTTCATTAGTGGGTCCCTAGATGCAAGGGTTCGCATATGGAGCATTCCTGATCATCAAGTTGTCGATTGGAATGATCTGCATGAGATGGTCACTGCTGCTTGCTATACTCCAGATGGCCAG GGTGCACTTGTTGGCTCATACAAGGGAAGCTGCCGTTTATACAGTACATCTG agaATAAGTTGCAAATGAAATGTCAAATTAATCTGCAGAATAAGAAGAAAAAAGCTCATCTCAAAAAAATCACTGGATTCCAG TTTTATAAACAGTTTGGGTGGGGAAGTTCATCAAAGGTGCTCATCACATCAGCAGATTCTCGAATCCGAGTTATTGATGGTGTTGATTTGGTTCACAAGTTCAAAG GGTTTCGTAACACAAACAGCCAAATCTCAGCCTCCCTCACGGCAAATGGGAAACATGTAGTCTCTGCTAGTGAGGATTCGTATGTGTATGTGTGGAAGCATGAGTCTGATTCTCGACCTTGCGGAAGCAAAGGGGCTACAGTCACGCATTCGTACGAGCATTTCCACTGTCAAGACGTGTCTGTGGCCATCCCATGGCCTGGTGTGGATGACTCATGGGGACTACAAGATGTGTATTCTGGGGAGCAGATTGGACTTGAAAACCATCTCGATGAGGTGTCTGTTGCCAATCACCCTCCTACACCTGTTGAGGAAATAAGTGGTAACGAGGCTTCACAATCATTATGTGGGTGCACAAATAGTCCTCTGAATGGGATTATTTGTAGTGCAACCAATGGTTACTTCTTTGATAGAATTTCAGCAACATGGCCAGAGGAAAAACTTCGTTTAGCCGCCAGAAACTGGAGCCCCTGCAATGGTGTGGATTTTTTAAATGGGATGAACCAAAATATGTCAGCCTATGGTATGGTGATCGTAACTGCTGGCCTTCGAGGAGAAATTAGAACTTACCAAAATTTTGGATTGCCAGTTCGAATTTAA
- the LOC110656966 gene encoding lanC-like protein GCR2 isoform X1, whose translation MADRYFPNEMPPYLPETTTAASDEAVTETSKDFLAKLLSLPYYTLSERLKTSALELKRMVVMETWGLSGKRVHDYTIYTGALGTAYLLFKAYQATNNENDLKLCSEIVKACDSASRDSGRVTFICGHAGVCALGAVVAKHAGDERLLDRYLTQFKEKIKLPSDLPYELLYGRAGFLWACSFLNKHIGKETISTARRRAVVEEIIKAGKRLAHRDKCPLMYEWHGKKYWGAAHGLAGIMHVLMDMELKPNEIEDVKGTLRYMIKNRFPSGNYPSSEGSESDRLVHWCHGAPGVALTLVKAAEKKKREIQEVAVPFYGWLSSFCINKVFGDHEFLQAALDAGEVVWNRGLLKRVGMCHGISGNTYVFLSLYRLTGNVEYLYRARAFACFLHDRARKLISEGKMHGGDRPYSLFEGVGGMAYLFFDMIEPSEARFPAYEL comes from the exons ATGGCTGATCGTTACTTCCCTAACGAAATGCCACCCTATCTACCAGAAACTACAACAGCAGCTTCGGACGAAGCTGTAACCGAAACAAGCAAAGACTTCCTCGCGAAACTCCTTTCTCTTCCCTACTATACGCTTTCTGAGAGACTCAAAACATCAGCCTTGGAGCTCAAACGCATG GTGGTGATGGAGACATGGGGATTGAGTGGCAAGCGCGTGCATGACTATACTATTTACACGGGAGCACTAGGGACTGCTTACTTGCTCTTTAAAGCTTACCAGGCTACCAACAATGAAAATGATCTTAAATTGTGCTCTGAAATTGTCAAGGCTTGTGATTCTGCTTCTAGAGATTCTGG GCGTGTGACATTTATATGCGGGCATGCTGGTGTTTGTGCTCTTGGTGCTGTTGTTGCAAAGCATGCTGGTGATGAAAGGCTACTAGATCGCTACTTAACACAGTTTAAAGAG AAGATCAAACTTCCTAGTGATTTGCCATATGAGTTGTTGTACGGGAGAGCAGGGTTCTTGTGGGCCTGTTCATTTCTCAACAAGCATATTGGTAAAGAAACCATATCTACTGCCCGCAGA AGAGCAGTTGTGGAGGAAATAATTAAGGCTGGGAAAAGATTGGCACACAGAGACAAATGCCCATTGATGTATGAATGGCATGGAAAAAAGTACTGGGGTGCTGCCCATGGATTGGCTGGGATCATGCATGTTTTGATGGACATGGAACTGAAACCGAATGAAATAGAGGATGTCAAGGGTACACTACGCTACATGATTAAAAACCGTTTTCCCAGTGGTAATTATCCTTCAAGTGAAGGAAGTGAATCCGATCGTCTCGTGCATTGGTGTCATGGTGCTCCTGGGGTTGCTCTTACCCTTGTGAAAGCGGCTGAG aaaaaaaaaagggagattCAAGAAGTTGCAGTTCCATTTTATGGATGGCTGTCCAGTTTTTGCATAAATAAA GTTTTTGGAGACCATGAGTTTTTGCAAGCTGCTCTCGATGCAGGGGAGGTGGTTTGGAACCGGGGTCTCCTCAAGCGAGTTGGCATGTGTCATGGCATCAGTGGAAATACCTACGTTTTTCTGTCACTATACCGATTAACTGGTAATGTGGAGTATTTATACAGAGCTAGAGCATTTGCATGCTTTCTACATGATAGAGCACGAAAACTTATATCAGAGGGGAAGATGCATGGAGGTGATCGACCCTATTCCCTATTTGAGGGTGTTGGAGGAATGGCTTATCTCTTTTTTGACATGATTGAACCATCTGAAGCCAGGTTTCCTGCTTATGAACTTTAA